A part of Amyelois transitella isolate CPQ chromosome 12, ilAmyTran1.1, whole genome shotgun sequence genomic DNA contains:
- the LOC132902341 gene encoding uncharacterized protein LOC132902341, producing the protein MSTRKTPSPKHEANRSKRKTPDCHCNIQEIMSDFQKKMTISFNESLATQSEQINSSLNLLRDDVNSFTGQINELNATMHKIIEDQSTLKEEITDLRSSNDKTNKKMVNIECDVNNLASKVSELTDQLRLKEQQGRINNLEITGIPIVKGENLYTIVGNIASKIGISLKPTDIDFIHRVRRFNNAQTSEIKPARDATLAPNIIVRFTQRKRKTDMLTAARARRGLTTADAGLDGPASPIFISDHLTPQNKLLYKQVRTIAKEKLYKYVWLSDCKIFVRKSDTSHAILVSRESDLIKIK; encoded by the coding sequence ATGAGCACACGCAAAACTCCATCGCCAAAACATGAAGCCAACCGGTCCAAAAGGAAAACACCGGATTGTCACTGCAATATCCAAGAAATTATGAGTGactttcaaaagaaaatgacCATTTCTTTCAATGAATCACTGGCAACTCAATCTGAACAGATAAATAGTTCACTAAATCTGTTGCGAGATGATGTGAACTCATTTACAGgacaaattaatgaattaaatgcCACAATGCACAAAATTATTGAGGATCAATCAACGTTAAAAGAGGAGATCACAGATTTGAGATCATCAaatgataaaacaaataaaaaaatggtcaATATTGAATGTGATGTTAATAACCTTGCGTCTAAAGTTAGTGAACTCACAGACcaattaagattaaaagaGCAACAAGGAAGAATCAACAATTTAGAAATAACCGGCATACCAATTGTCAAGGGCGAAAACCTGTACACCATTGTTGGTAATATTGCGTCTAAGATTGGCATTTCACTTAAGCCCACAGACATTGATTTCATCCACCGGGTGAGACGTTTCAATAATGCTCAGACAAGTGAGATAAAACCAGCGCGTGATGCTACCCTCGCACCAAATATTATCGTCCGTTTTACTCAAAGAAAACGCAAGACAGATATGTTGACGGCGGCACGGGCGCGACGCGGACTCACCACTGCAGATGCCGGTTTGGATGGTCCAGCGAGTCCCATCTTCATCAGTGATCATCTTACacctcaaaataaattactatataAGCAAGTTCGTACCATAGCCaaggaaaaattatataaatatgtatggtTGTCAgactgtaaaatttttgtgcGAAAAAGTGATACCTCGCATGCTATTTTGGTGTCCCGTGAATCTGATCtcatcaaaatcaaatga